One Triticum dicoccoides isolate Atlit2015 ecotype Zavitan chromosome 4B, WEW_v2.0, whole genome shotgun sequence genomic window carries:
- the LOC119294103 gene encoding ABA-inducible protein PHV A1-like: protein MSGWVQEKSGEATKMASKTGQSIQDRAVEAKDQTGSFLGEKSEVVTKAASETTEAAKKMSGEAMAKAPVAPKENVFQQAGGNMVGAATDAKDVVMNTLGMGGGK, encoded by the exons ATGTCTGGCTGGGTTCAAGAGAAGTCTGGCGAGGCCACGAAGATGGCATCCAAGACGGGGCAGTCCATCCAGGACCGCGCCGTCGAGGCAAAAGACCAGACCGGCAGCTTCCTTGGCGAGAAGAGTGAAGTTGTCACGAAGGCTGCCTCCGAGACTACGGAGGCAGCCAAAAAGATGAGTGGCGAGGCCATGGCGAAGGCCCCGGTCGCCCCCAAGGAAAATGTCTTCCAACAG GCTGGCGGGAATATGGTGGGTGCCGCTACGGATGCCAAGGATGTTGTCATGAACACACTCGGGATGGGAGGAGGCAAGTGA